From one Eleginops maclovinus isolate JMC-PN-2008 ecotype Puerto Natales chromosome 7, JC_Emac_rtc_rv5, whole genome shotgun sequence genomic stretch:
- the LOC134867174 gene encoding desmin-like isoform X1, translated as MSKSYSSSAQSASSYRRTFGSGVGSTPMSASFSSSSGGGRRSAASHMSSRVYEVKSTGIPSYSGYRVSSGAGGAGYGSSSAMRTYSGEKLDFNLADAMNQDFLSTRTNEKAELQHLNDRFASYIEKVRFLEQQNAALTVEIDQLKGREGPGRVAEMYEEEMRELRRQIETLTNQRARVEVDRDNLADDLQKLKLRLQEEVHQKEEAENNLSAFRADVDNATLARLDLERRIESLQEEIAFLKKIHEEEIHELQSQMQDTQVQVQMDMSKPDLTAALRDIRMQYEGIAAKNIGEAEEWYKSKVTDLNQAVNKNNDALRQSKQESMEYRHQIQSYTCEIDSLKGTNESLLRQMREMEDRMGREASGYQDSISRLEEDIAKMKDDMARHLREYQDLLNVKMALDIEIATYRKLLEGEETRITTNMPSQSAYSSIGFRETSPESQNKRSSEVHSKKTVLIKTIETRDGELKFSMSQGASAQSVVSESTQHQQDIM; from the exons ATGAGCAAGTCCTACTCCTCTTCGGCCCAGTCGGCCTCCTCGTACCGTCGCACCTTCGGCTCTGGCGTAGGGTCGACCCCAATGTCagcctctttctcctcctcctccggaGGTGGTCGCCGCTCTGCTGCAAGCCACATGTCTTCCCGAGTCTATGAGGTCAAGAGCACCGGTATTCCCTCCTATTCCGGCTACAGGGTGTCTTCTGGTGCTGGGGGAGCTGGGTACGGCTCCTCTTCAGCCATGCGCACCTATTCAGGTGAGAAACTGGACTTCAACCTGGCCGATGCCATGAACCAGGACTTCCTCAGCACAAGGACCAATGAGAAGGCCGAGCTTCAGCACCTCAATGACCGCTTCGCTAGCTACATTGAGAAGGTGCGTTTCCTGGAGCAGCAAAATGCAGCGCTGACGGTGGAGATTGATCAGCTCAAGGGCCGCGAGGGGCCCGGCCGTGTAGCTGAGATGTATGAGGAAGAAATGAGGGAGCTGAGGAGGCAAATAGAGACCCTCACCAACCAGAGGGCCCGCGTGGAGGTGGACAGAGACAACCTGGCTGATGACCTGCAGAAACTGAAGCTCAG actgcaggaggaggtcCACCAGAAGGAAGAAGCTGAGAACAATCTTTCTGCCTTCAGAgct GATGTAGACAATGCCACTCTGGCCAGGCTGGACCTGGAGAGGCGCATCGAgagcctgcaggaggagatTGCCTTCCTCAAGAAGATCCACGAAGAG GAGATCCATGAGCTGCAGAGTCAGATGCAGGACACTCAGGTCCAGGTCCAGATGGACATGTCCAAGCCCGACCTGACCGCTGCTCTGAGAGACATCCGCATGCAGTATGAGGGCATCGCCGCCAAGAACATCGGAGAGGCTGAAGAATGGTACAAGTCTAAG GTGACTGATCTGAACCAGGCTGTAAACAAGAACAATGATGCTCTGCGTCAAAGCAAGCAGGAGTCCATGGAGTACAGGCACCAGATCCAGTCCTACACCTGTGAGATCGACTCACTCAAGGGCACC AACGAGTCTCTGCTGCGCCAGatgagagagatggaggacCGCATGGGCCGCGAGGCTTCCGGTTACCAGGATAGCATCTCTCGTTTGGAGGAAGATATTGCTAAGATGAAG GACGATATGGCTCGTCACCTGAGAGAGTACCAGGACCTTCTCAATGTGAAGATGGCCCTGGATATTGAAATTGCCACTTACCGCAAGCTgctggagggagaggagaccAG GATCACCACCAACATGCCTTCCCAGTCTGCTTATTCCTCTATTGGATTCAGAG AGACCAGTCCTGAGTCCCAGAACAAGCGCTCCTCAGAGGTTCACTCCAAGAAGACTGTTCTCATCAAAACCATTGAAACCCGCGATGGAGAG CTGAAATTCTCTATGAGCCAGGGCGCTAGTGCCCAGTCT gtTGTGAGCGAGTCCACACAGCACCAGCAAGACATCATGTAA
- the LOC134867174 gene encoding desmin-like isoform X2 — translation MSKSYSSSAQSASSYRRTFGSGVGSTPMSASFSSSSGGGRRSAASHMSSRVYEVKSTGIPSYSGYRVSSGAGGAGYGSSSAMRTYSGEKLDFNLADAMNQDFLSTRTNEKAELQHLNDRFASYIEKVRFLEQQNAALTVEIDQLKGREGPGRVAEMYEEEMRELRRQIETLTNQRARVEVDRDNLADDLQKLKLRLQEEVHQKEEAENNLSAFRADVDNATLARLDLERRIESLQEEIAFLKKIHEEEIHELQSQMQDTQVQVQMDMSKPDLTAALRDIRMQYEGIAAKNIGEAEEWYKSKVTDLNQAVNKNNDALRQSKQESMEYRHQIQSYTCEIDSLKGTNESLLRQMREMEDRMGREASGYQDSISRLEEDIAKMKDDMARHLREYQDLLNVKMALDIEIATYRKLLEGEETRITTNMPSQSAYSSIGFRETSPESQNKRSSEVHSKKTVLIKTIETRDGEVVSESTQHQQDIM, via the exons ATGAGCAAGTCCTACTCCTCTTCGGCCCAGTCGGCCTCCTCGTACCGTCGCACCTTCGGCTCTGGCGTAGGGTCGACCCCAATGTCagcctctttctcctcctcctccggaGGTGGTCGCCGCTCTGCTGCAAGCCACATGTCTTCCCGAGTCTATGAGGTCAAGAGCACCGGTATTCCCTCCTATTCCGGCTACAGGGTGTCTTCTGGTGCTGGGGGAGCTGGGTACGGCTCCTCTTCAGCCATGCGCACCTATTCAGGTGAGAAACTGGACTTCAACCTGGCCGATGCCATGAACCAGGACTTCCTCAGCACAAGGACCAATGAGAAGGCCGAGCTTCAGCACCTCAATGACCGCTTCGCTAGCTACATTGAGAAGGTGCGTTTCCTGGAGCAGCAAAATGCAGCGCTGACGGTGGAGATTGATCAGCTCAAGGGCCGCGAGGGGCCCGGCCGTGTAGCTGAGATGTATGAGGAAGAAATGAGGGAGCTGAGGAGGCAAATAGAGACCCTCACCAACCAGAGGGCCCGCGTGGAGGTGGACAGAGACAACCTGGCTGATGACCTGCAGAAACTGAAGCTCAG actgcaggaggaggtcCACCAGAAGGAAGAAGCTGAGAACAATCTTTCTGCCTTCAGAgct GATGTAGACAATGCCACTCTGGCCAGGCTGGACCTGGAGAGGCGCATCGAgagcctgcaggaggagatTGCCTTCCTCAAGAAGATCCACGAAGAG GAGATCCATGAGCTGCAGAGTCAGATGCAGGACACTCAGGTCCAGGTCCAGATGGACATGTCCAAGCCCGACCTGACCGCTGCTCTGAGAGACATCCGCATGCAGTATGAGGGCATCGCCGCCAAGAACATCGGAGAGGCTGAAGAATGGTACAAGTCTAAG GTGACTGATCTGAACCAGGCTGTAAACAAGAACAATGATGCTCTGCGTCAAAGCAAGCAGGAGTCCATGGAGTACAGGCACCAGATCCAGTCCTACACCTGTGAGATCGACTCACTCAAGGGCACC AACGAGTCTCTGCTGCGCCAGatgagagagatggaggacCGCATGGGCCGCGAGGCTTCCGGTTACCAGGATAGCATCTCTCGTTTGGAGGAAGATATTGCTAAGATGAAG GACGATATGGCTCGTCACCTGAGAGAGTACCAGGACCTTCTCAATGTGAAGATGGCCCTGGATATTGAAATTGCCACTTACCGCAAGCTgctggagggagaggagaccAG GATCACCACCAACATGCCTTCCCAGTCTGCTTATTCCTCTATTGGATTCAGAG AGACCAGTCCTGAGTCCCAGAACAAGCGCTCCTCAGAGGTTCACTCCAAGAAGACTGTTCTCATCAAAACCATTGAAACCCGCGATGGAGAG gtTGTGAGCGAGTCCACACAGCACCAGCAAGACATCATGTAA
- the ptprna gene encoding protein tyrosine phosphatase receptor type Na gives MQHLKPWRALLLLTVLYHPGTSDKYGCLFERKLCTRDQFCSDDGLFGQCLSSKQDLVQYQVTVPVLKRMQEVLKQLMVKGFSWQDDITQYILSKELKRVPHTTHPSKPNSASSSSVSSHSKQNSPHHHSSKSGKAPPGGNYLDYMIVEPPQTPLRMQSASMDPYTYHQHRYQDEVERSLIGAGNGYARPSSRSQANQRERERDRQMLQEAFSLYMASAQPSYRHRGAAAMAPAALPYYEDLELEVPVDYVEDYTLEERLGTAGRQQVPQNKKVPQEISTGNSDGLLQRMSGVLQRYGVDPRELSQEQLYKLALILQLMQAKDKTDPMEKDLITLKEMQLLKTDSVAQKPAKPVPVPGPPDAPPAPSSASVSATSPAKSLHLPPSTSLPPQAAPAEAGKGSKEQGLPLVEGTGAKEQYGYIVTNQSPLSLYDGVKLLELLADKIHLTTSSFINISVVGPALTFRIRQNEHNMTAADMAAKAVSEKSFLESETGLKIKQTGVGERIDARGLPQVTRVSQGSSGTVITLVSMAVVGGVLVLAMAVACFRHYAQQVANGKLGLGPEGGAETHFDYQELCRQHMASKSSLSRQDCMAGVSGGMAGSAIGTGAGGRRGTDTSRVSSVSSQFSDGPQHSPSSTHSSTPSWSEEPAQSNMDISTGHMILAYMEDHLRNKDRLQREWEALCSYQADPCSITVAQAPSNMDKNRHPESIPYDHTRVKLKPEVNSNKQDYINASLIFDHDPRQPSYIATQGPMAHTVADFWQMVWENGCTVIVMMTALVEDGEKQCERYWPDEGSSLYHIYEVNLVSEHIWCKDFLVRSFYLKNVQTQETRTLTQFHLLSWPADGIPTSTRPLLDFRRKVNKCYRGRSCPIIVHCGDGTSRTGAYILIDMVLNRMAKGVKEIDIAAALEHIRDQRPGLVRTKDQFEFALTAVAEEVNAILKALPQ, from the exons ATGCAACACCTTAAACCATGGCGGGCTCTGCTCCTCCTAACCGTGCTGTACCACCCCGGAACCTCAGATAAATACG GTTGCCTGTTTGAAAGGAAACTGTGCACAAGGGATCAGTTCTGCTCTGATG ATGGGCTGTTCGGTCAGTGCCTCAGCTCTAAGCAGGACCTGGTCCAGTACCAGGTTACAGTTCCTGTTCTAAAGAGGATGCAGGAAGTCCTAAAACAGCTCATGGTAAAAG gttttTCCTGGCAAGATGACATCACCCAGTATATTTTATCAAAGGAGCTGAAGAGAGTTCCCCATACGACCCATCCTTCTAAGCCAAACTCTGCTTCATCCTCTTCTGTTTCGTCTCA TTCCAAACAGAACAGCCCCCACCACCACAGTTCTAAGTCTGGCAAGGCACCTCCTGGTGGCAACTATTTGGACTACATGATTGTCGAGCCTCCTCAAACCCCGCTACGAATGCAGTCAGCCTCCATGGACCCATACACATACCACCAG CATAGATATCAAGACGAAGTGGAGAGATCCCTCATAGGAGCAGGAAATGGATATGCCCGCCCCTCGTCAAGGTCCCAGGCAAAtcagagagagcgagagcgtGACAGGCAGATGTTACAGGAAGCATTTTCTCTCTACATGGCGTCTGCACAGCCCTCTTATCGCCACCGAGGGGCCGCTGCCATGGCTCCTGCAG CTCTGCCTTACTATGAGGACTTGGAACTGGAGGTGCCAGTGGATTATGTAGAAGACTACACCCTAGAGGAGAGACTTGGTACTGCTGGCCGACAGCAAGTACCGCAGAACAAAAAGGTTCCTCAGGAAATCAGCACTGGAAACAGTG ATGGACTTCTGCAGAGGATGTCTGGAGTCTTGCAGAGGTACGGAGTCGACCCCAGAGAGCTCAGTCAAGAGCAGCTGTACAAGCTAGCCCTCATTCTGCAGCTGATGCAGGCCAAAGACAAAACAG ATCCAATGGAGAAAGATCTCATCACCCTCAAGGAG ATGCAGCTGTTAAAAACAGACAGTGTGGCCCAGAAGCCGGCAAAGCCTGTCCCAGTTCCTGGTCCCCCTGATGCCCCTCCAGCGCCGTCCTCTGCTTCAGTTTCAGCTACATCACCAGCCAAGAGCCTCCACCTGCCCCCTTCTACCTCCCTGCCCCCGCAGGCCGCTCCTGCTGAAGCTGGAAAAGGCTCGAAGGAGCAGGGGCTGCCACTGGTTGAGGGTACAGGAGCCAAGGAGCAGTATGGGTACATCGTCACCAACCAAAG TCCTCTGAGTTTGTATGATGGAGTCAAGCTGTTGGAGCTACTGGCTGACAAGATACACCTGACAACCAGCAGCTTCATCAACATCAG TGTGGTGGGCCCTGCTCTGACGTTTCGTATCCGCCAGAATGAACACAACATGACGGCTGCAGACATGGCTGCCAAAGCTG TCTCTGAAAAGAGCTTCCTGGAGTCTGAAACAGGCCTGAAGATTAAACAGACCGGTGTAGGAGAG AGGATAGATGCACGCGGTCTCCCTCAGGTAACCAGGGTTTCCCAAGGCTCCAGTGGCACAGTCATCACCCTTGTTTCCATGGCAGTCGTTGGAGGTGTGCTGGTATTGGCTATGGCTGTAGCTTGCTTCAGGCACTATGCTCAACAAGTGGCCAATGGCAAGCTTGGACTGGGGCCAGAGGgaggagcagaaacacactttgACTACCAG GAGCTCTGTCGGCAGCACATGGCGTCCAAATCCTCCCTGTCCCGGCAGGACTGTATGGCTGGAGTGAGCGGCGGCATGGCGGGTTCTGCCATTGGCACAGGTGCCGGCGGCCGGAGGGGTACAGACACTTCACGCGTCAGCAGTGTTTCCTCTCAGTTCAGCGACGGTCCCCAGCACAGCCCGTCCTCCACCCACAGCTCCACCCCGTCCTGGAGCGAAGAGCCTGCCCAGTCCAACATGGACATCTCTACTGGTCACATGATACTG GCTTATATGGAGGATCACCTGCGTAATAAGGACCGTCTCCAGAGGGAGTGGGAGGCTTTGTGCTCATACCAGGCCGATCCCTGTTCAATAACTGTAGCTCAAGCTCCGAGCAACatggacaaaaacagacacCCTGAATCCATCCCCT ATGATCACACTCGGGTGAAGTTGAAGCCTGAAGTTAACTCCAATAAACAAGACTATATCAATGCCAGCCTCATT TTTGACCATGACCCACGCCAGCCATCTTACATCGCCACACAGGGACCAATGGCTCACACTGTTGCTGATTTCTGGCAG ATGGTGTGGGAGAATGGCTGTACAGTGATAGTGATGATGACAGCTCTGGTggaagatggagagaaacaGTGCGAGCGGTACTGGCCTGATGAGGGCTCATCACTTTACCACATCTATGAG GTAAACTTGGTGTCAGAGCACATCTGGTGTAAGGACTTCCTGGTGCGTAGCTTCTACCTGAAAAATGTCCAGACGCAGGAGACCAGAACCTTGACGCAGTTTCACCTGCTGAGCTGGCCAGCTGACGGCATCCCCACCTCCACAAGGCCGCTTTTAGACTTCCGTCG GAAGGTGAATAAATGCTACAGAGGTCGTTCCTGCCCAATCATCGTTCACTGCGG CGATGGCACTAGCCGGACTGGCGCGTACATCCTCATTGACATGGTGCTGAACCGCATGGCCAAgg GAGTGAAGGAGATTGACATCGCAGCCGCACTGGAGCACATCAGAGACCAGAGACCTGGCTTGGTCCGCACCAAG GACCAGTTTGAGTTTGCGCTGACAGCAGTAGCAGAGGAGGTGAACGCCATCTTGAAAGCCCTGCCACAGTGA